In Nisaea acidiphila, the DNA window TTGCCGTTGCCTGCATGGAGCAGATCAGCTTCAGAACGGCCGTCTAAGATGTCATTGCCTCCACCGCCACTGAGGATATTGGCGGCTTCGTCGCCGATGAGTGTGTCGTTATGGGCCGAACCGATCACGCCCTCGAAGCCGTCGATGGTATCGCCTGTGGCATCGCCCCCGGAAACGGTACCGGTCGATAGATCGACAGCAACCGCTGCAGCAGACTCTTCATAAGATAGGACATCGATTGAAAACGCTGCGGGATGTGTCGGTTCGGTTGCGCCGGGTTCGAATTGGAAATCCCTTACCTCGAACAGAGTTTGACCGGTTCCTGCACGTGGCCAAGGTTCGCTGGATGGGTCCCACGGGACCAGATAGATGGTTGGGCTGCTGGTATCCAGATCGTTGGCTGGCACCGTTACCCAGATTTGCTGCCATCCGTCGCCGAGATCGTTGATCCCGGCATCGAACCCGACTCCGAGATAGTCTACCGCACCCGTTTCCAGATCGAAGGTTACATCGTTCGGGGCAGAGTCCTGAACGTTAAGAATGAGATTCGTACGTGTGTCGGCTCGTACAGCAACGGATACGGTGATTGCATCTGTCGTATCGACGTTAGTTATGTTGTAGCCCATATAATAATAGGCGGTTGTCGTTCCGTCCTGAACTGTATAAACGCCGTTTCCGGTATCAGAGACTGAGAGGCTGGCGGATGTCCAGATCGTAAGGTCCTGCCCGCCCGCAGACAGATCGTTAGCCGCACCATCTGCATTCAGAAGGTCTGACCCAGCGCTGCCAATGATTGTGTCGCTGCCATGACCGCCGTTGATTGTATCGCTATCGGAGGACCCGGTTAGCAGATCGCTCCCGCTCGTTCCCGAAATCGTTGCCATAGTCGCGGCCCTCCTAAGTAAATGGTCACAAATTCAAAATGCCATTACCTGGATAGCGTATGTGAGTATGTTTCTCAATAAATGACAGAACAGAGGAATTACAACTAAAGGCGATAGAAAATGACTGGTCTCCGAGCAATTGCTGCGAGGCACTGCTGCACTGCGGAAAATCCCCTTAACCGGCCGCGCCGGGCTTGCTAGCCTCATAAAAAATTCATCTTCCAGACAGGAGGCTTTCCCCGTGTCCCGCATCCTTACCATCGGCGCCGCCCAGCTCGGCCCGATCGCGCCGGAGGAGTCCCGCGCCAGCGCCGTCAACCGCATGATCGAGCTGCTGAAGCAGGCGGGCGACCGCGGCTGCAATTTCGTCGTCTTTCCGGAATTGGCGCTGACCACCTTCTTCCCGCGCTATTACGAGGAAGACATCTCGAAGATGGACCGTTACTACGAGCGCGAGATGCCGGGGCCGGAGACGCGGCCGCTCTTCGAGGAGGCGTCCAAGCGCGGGATCGGGTTCTATCTCGGCTATGCGGAGCTGACGCCCGACGGGCACCGCTACAACACGGCGGTGCTGGTCGACGAGACCGGCAAGGTCACCGGCAAGTACCGCAAGGTGCATCTGCCGGGCCATTCGGAGTACGAGGGCCAACGGCCGTGGCAGCATCTCGAGAAGCGCTATTTCGAACCGGGCGATCTCGGCTTCGGCGTCTGGCGCCAGCATGGCGGCATCATCGGCATGGCGCTCTGCAACGACCGGCGCTGGCCCGAGACCTACCGGGTGATGAGCCTGAAGGGCGCCGAACTGATCGTGCTCGGCTACAACACGCCGGACGTGAACACCTCCGCCTTCGAGCCGAACCATCTCCGCATGTTCCACAACCACCTGACCATGCAGGCCAACGCCTACATGAATTCCTGCTTCGTGGTCGGCACCGCGAAGGCGGGTGTGGAGGACGGTTGCATGCTGATCGGCGGGTCCTGCATCGCCCAACCCTCGGGCGAGATCGTCAGCCTTGCGACCACGGTCGAGGACGAGCTGATCACCAGCACGATCGATCTGGACCTCGCCAAGATGGGCAAGGAGACGGTGTTCAACTATGCCCGTCATCGCCGGATAGAGCATTACGGCATCATTGCCAGCCAGACCGGCGTCGAACTGCCGCCCGAGCTGGCGGACGCGGCGGAATAGGGGATCACGACCTCGTCAGCTTGGGTGAGGCGCACTTGGCGCTATAGTCCGTGAACCATAGATGAAAACCCGCCCGTCGTTTCGGGCGGGTCGTTCGAAGGTCCGGAGTTCTCATGCCGCGGTTTGCCCGCTTCACCCTTGCCGCTCTTCTCGTCTGGCTCGCCGTCATACCGGCCGCGCGTTCAGAAAGCGTCGAACGCATCCGCGTCGAGGGCGAACTGATCGATACCTGGTGCTACGTCACCGAGATCATGTATGCCCGCGGCTCCGCGCATTACCAGTGCGCGGTCTGGTGCGCGGTCGGCGGCATCCCGGTGAGCATCCGGGCCGCCGACGGGACGCTCTACGTGGTCCTGCGGATCGAGGACGACACGCAGAATGTCTCCAATCCCGCGGTCGTCAGGATCCAGAGCCATCAGGTGACGGTGGACGGCGACCTGATTCGCCGTGACGGCGTCAATTACCTGCTGGTGACCCAGGTCGCGGACGACGAGGGGATCGTCGACCTCACGCACGAGAAGTTCGGCATCCAGCCATGGGGGATGTGAGCATGATCCGTCTCTCCGTCCCGTTGCTCGTGCTGTTGTCGTTTCTCTCTGCAGGCCCTGTGGCAGCGGCGCAAAAATGGGGCATCGACGGCGAGATGACGGCGCAGTTCGAGGCGAAGGTCGTCGATCTTCTGTGCGAGCTCAATGGCGACTGCCCGGCCGGATGCGGTGCCGGCAAGCGCCAGCTCGGACTGCTCCGGGACGATGGAAGATTGCTGATCGCGGTGAAGAGCAACACGCTCTTCGCGGGGGCGACGCTGGATCTGCTGCCCTATTGCGGGGAGCGTGTCGAGGTCGACGGTCTGATCATCACCCACCCGGCGATGGTCATCTACATGCTGCAGAAGCATCGCAGACCCGGAGACGCGGACTGGGTCCAGGCCACCAGTTTCGCGAAGGACTGGAAAAAGCGGAACGGCTCGCCGGACGCGAAACGCTGGTTCCGGCGCGATCCGGCGGTGAAAGACGTCATCGGGGAGTTTGGCAAGGTCGGGCGCCCGGATCTCGTCCCGCCGCCGGCCGAATAGGTCATGGTTCGTCTCGCGGGCCTCGGCCTCGGTTTCTGTCTTGCTGTCGCGATAGTATTGTTTCCGGTCTTTCCGGCCGGAGCGGGGGAGCGGCAACTGCCGGCGCTTTTCGGAGGCCCGTTCGAGCTGACGGACGAGACCGGAGCGAGGGTCGGCCCGGAGCATTATTCCGGCCGCTTCATGCTGGTCTATTTCGGCTATTCCTACTGCCCGGACATCTGCCCGACGGATCTCGCGATCATGGCGGCGGCGCTCGACGAACTCGGGCCTCTCTCCGGTAAAATCCAACCGTTGCTGATCACCGTCGATCCGGCCCGCGATACGCCGGAGGGCCTGTTGGCCTTCACCGATGCGTTCCATCCGGACCTGGTCGGTCTCACCGGCAGCGAGGCGGAGATCGCCGCTGCCGCGCGCGCCTACCGGGTCCATCGCCGCAAGTTCTGGCTTGAGGGCAGCTCGGGCGACGACTATCTCGTCGATCACTCGACGCTGACCTACCTGATGGGCCCGGACGGCAGCTTCGTTACCATGTTCCCGCGCGGCACCGGCCCGGAGCGGATGACGGAAGTGCTGCGGAAATATCTCGCGGGCGGAAGCTAGCCGCCGCGTCCGAGATCAGTCCGGCCGGTTCATCTCGAAGGTCTCGGCGACGGCGCAATAATCCATATAGCCGAGACGGCCGACGGGCTGGTACTTGGTCACGTCGATCCGGCCGTCGGCGACGTATTTCTCGTCGATATGGATGCCGACCACCTCGCCGAGGATCATGCAGTTGCGCGCCGTGTCGCTGACCGATGGCAGTTCGATGGTGCGCAGATACTTGCATTCGAGATGCACAGGGGCGTCCTTGACCCGGAGCGGTTTCACGAATTCGGACGGCAGGCCCTCGAGGCCGGCGAACTCCATCTCGTCCTTGCCGTGCGGGAAGTGGATTGCCGTCTGGTTCATCTGTTTCGCCTGCGCGGCGCCGACGATGTTGCAGACGAATTCACCGGTCTTCTCGGCATTCATCTGGCTGTCCTTCGGCGAACCATCCGGGCGCGAGCCGCTTGAGAAGATCACGCAGGGCGGGGCCCAGGAGACCGCATTGAAGAAGCTGTAGGGCGCGAGGTTGGTGACGCCGTTTTCGTCGACGGTCGAAATCCAGCCGATCGGCCGGGGCGAGATGGTGGCCTTGAACGGATCGAAGGTGAAACCGTGATCCTTGTGCTTGCCGGGCTCGAAAAACATGCGCCTCGCTCCTCCCTGTCGCGTAAAAGCCCAAGCGGAATGCCATAAAGCGGAGAAGCGCGCAACGCCGGGCGCCGCAAGGGTCCCATTCCCTAGAAGGCGGGATCGTGTTACCGCTCGACATTGGATTTTCACCCGCCGGTGCCAGAGGGGAAGCGCGCGTTACCTTGTCCATGCCAGACGATGACAGTTCGAGGTTCCTGACGGAGCTGCAGCAGGAATTCGGCAAACCTGAAACGATGGATCGCCTGTTCCAGACCGTTCTGCCGCACTTGGAAGCCGGAAAGAAGACGCTCGTCTATATCCTTGCCCAGGTCGAGCGCATCGGTCACGCGGCCATGGAGCCGCTTTTCCTGAAGACGCTCTATGCGGCGAAGTATGACCGCATCGTCATTGTGACCGGGAAGGGTAGCGGCGCGGGGTACAATCCCTTCATTTTGAAATGCATCGGTCCGGAATTCGTGGTTGTCGAAACCGACGACAAGATTTTGCCGCTGCTCGGGTTCCTGGACAATGCCATCCACGATCTTCAACTGTTCGACCTGTGTCTGGCCTCCCCGCAACGCCTGATCCGGGAATACGGACGCTATGTGGTCTCCGGCGGGGACATAAGGTTCTTCGAACTTCCGGCATCGATCGAGAAATCCGGGAACGAATTCCTGAAACTGGTCGGCAAGCCGGACGGCGCGCCTTTCATTCTACTTCACGTGCGGGAGCCCAGTTATCTGCCCGAGAAGACATTTCACAGATTCCGCTGCGCCGATGTAGGGGCGTACACGGCGGCGATTCAGGAGTTCGTGTCCGCCGGGTTCTGGGTCTTCAGGATCGGCGACAGCCAGAGCACGCCGCTTGAGGGATATTCGCACGAGGTCGTCGATATCGTTCGTCACGAGGCTTACAGCAAAGAACTGGACGTGTTCCTCGCGGCGCGATGTGCCTTCGGCTTCAATTATGCGTCCGGTCCCGAAGCCCTTTTGCGGGCATTCGGCCGGACCGCCGCGACGGTAAACCTCCATTTCGAACTGCTTCGGCTGCCGCTCCGGTCGGATGTCCTGCTCTTCAAGCACTATGCCGATATGGAGAGCGGGAAAGTGCTCACTTATCCGGAGATTCTGGACCGTGATGTCCCGGCCATCACGCTCGGGAACAAGCTTGCCGAAGCAGGAATTGAGATTCGTCAGAACAGCCCCGATGAATTGAGAGACGTCGCACGCCTGATGATAAATTGGCATTCGGGCACACAAGAACGTCTTTCGGTTGACCCGGAGAAGCTTGAGAGGTTCAGGGCACTGGGCAGAACCTACGAGGTCTCTCTCAAGGAGGACGCGGAAAAGCGGCTGGAGAACCACGATTTTTATGCTTATGCGCACGACTTCGGCGTTCCGGCACCGTCGGTGCTCGCCCGCGAAGGATATCTGGACCGTCCTTGAGGTCTGGTTTATCTAGCGCGCTGGCCGACAGTTCCGGACGTTCATAATGCTCTACCAGCTCTTCGCGATCATCGCTCCGGTCTTCATCTGCGCCGCTTTCGGTATCGTCTGGGCGCGGATGAGGCTGCCGTTCGACAATGAGTCGGTCACGTCGCTCGTGACTCTCATCGGTACGCCGGCGCTGGTCTTCGGGACGTTGGTCGGGCTGGAGCTTTCCGTGGACTCTCTGCTGAGGCTCGGCGCGGGCAGCGCGATCATCTCGGCGGTCACGGCCGGCGCAGTCATGCCGGTGCTGTTTCTCTGGCGGAAGTCCCAGCGCGCCTTCCTCCCGGCTCTTATGTTCCCGAATGTCGGCAATATCGGTCTGCCGCTTTGCCTCTTCGCCTTCGGCCAGGAGGGGCTGGCACTCGGGATCTCCTACTTCACCGTGCAGGCGGTGGTGATGTTCACCATCGGAAACGGCATCGCGTCAGGGCAGATCGGTCTTTCCTCGCTGACGCGCAATCCGATCATCTATGCCGTCGTTGCGGCCCTGGTCTGCATCTTCGCAAAGATTCCGGTGGCCGAGTGGATCATCGACACGGCAGACCTGCTTGGCGGTATGTGCATTCCGCTGCTGCTGATGACGCTCGGCGTATCGCTCGCAAAGCTGCGGCTCTCGAACCTGGTGGACAGTCTCGGGATGGCGGCCGTGCGGCTGGTCGTCGGCTTTGGCGCCGGTCTTTTCACAGCGTGGCTGGTCGGGGCAAGCGAGATGGAGACCGGCATCCTGCTGCTGATGTCCAGCATGCCGGTGGCGATCTTTCCCTATCTCTTTGCCGTCCGGTATAACCGCGAGCCGGAAACCATCGCCGGCTGCGTCATCGTCTCGACGGTGCTTGGCTTCCTCACCATGCCCGGCCTGCTTTATCTCGTGCTCGAGCTTTCGGGCAAGGCCGGCTGACAGCGATTACGGCGTCAGGATCTGCCGGATCGCCGTGCCGTCTTCCATGCGGTCAAGAGCAACATTTACGTCCGCAAGCGGCATCCGGTGGGTGATCAGTTCCTCGACCGGCAGCAGCCCCCGCTGGTGCATGGCGATGAAGCGCGGGATATCCGTGCGCGGATTGCAGCTTCCGACATAGGAACCCTTCACGGTCTTCGCGCCGGTGACCAACGCTGCGACGTCGAGCTGAAACGGCGTCTTCGGATCGACCAGCCCGACCGAGACGACGGTGCCGCCGCGCCGGGCGCTGTCATAGGCGATCTCGAAGGCGCCGAGTTTGCCGGCTGTTTCGAACGCGATATCGACGCCGCCCGAGGTCAGTTCCAGAACCTCTGCGGCAGCCCTCCGGTCACCCGAATTAATCGTGTCGCTCGCGCCGAGGCGTTTGGCATGTTCCAGCTTCGCCGGATCGGGATCGATAGCAATGATCCGAGAGGCGCCGGCTGCGCGTGCACCGAGCAGCGCGCTAAGCCCGACCCCGCCGGCGCCGGCGATCACGACGGTATCGCCCGCCTTGATTGCGCCGGTGTTGAGAACCGTTCCCGCGCCGCACATGACGGCACAGCCGAAGAGAGCGGCGATGTCGAGCGGCAGATCCCGCGGGACCGGAACGACGGATTTCTCCGAGACCAGCGCATATTCCGCGAACGCTGAGAGGCCCATGTGATGGTGGACCGGTGATCCTTTGAGGGAAAGGCGGGTGCCGCCGGAAAGCAGTTCGCCTTTGCGGTTCGCCGCCAGTCCGGGCCCGCAGAGATGGGCCTCGCCTTCGAGGCAGGCGGGGCAGGTGCCGCATTGCGGCTGGTAGACCAGCACGACCGGGTCGCCGTTGCCGACAGCGGTGACACCCGGCCCGGTCTCGACCACGGTTCCGCTCGCCTCGTGTCCCGGAACGATCGGCATCGGCCAGGCGCGGACGCCGTTGATCACCGACAGGTCCGAACGGCAGAGGCTCGCCGCGGCGATCTTCACCAGGACCTCGCCATCGGCGGGCGCCGGAACGCTGACGGTCTCAAGCGAGAGCGGCTTGTGCTCGGCATAGGGGTGTGCCGGATTTGGGGCCTTCAGAACGGCGGCCTTGAACGAATGGCTCATGCGAATTCGAGCGCGAGATAGGAGTTCATCACGCTCTCGACGGTCTTCTTGTCGAGGTCGCGGACGATGAAGACGAGGCGGGAGCGTCTGTCCTCGTTCGGCCATTTCTCGATCTTGGCCGGCGGGTGGAACATGTGCTGCACGGCATGGACCACGACCGGCTCGTCGTCGAGTTCCTTCAGGTTCAGCAGCCCTTTGATGCGCAGGATGTTGGCGCCATGGGTCTGGGCCATCATGTCCAGCGCGCCGGCGATCCGGTTCCATTCCAGCGGCTCGTCGAAGTAGAGGACGAAGGAGTGGATGTGATCGTCGTGCCGGCTGACATCGTGATGATGGTGCCCGTGCTCGTGCCCGTGCCCGTGGCCATGATCGTGTCCGTGATCATGATGGTGGTCGTGATGATGCACGTGGCCCTCGGTCGCCCGGTAGGCTTCTTCCCGCAGCCACTGGGAGACGTCCGCGCTCTTGGTCTTCGGGTTATAGAGTCCGGCATCGAAGAGCGCGGATGGGCCCACGTCGCCCTGAACGGCCTTGATGACGGGAGCCGCCGGGTTAAGCTCTGCGAGCCGCGCTTCGACCTTCGCAACCTGCTCCGCATCCGTCACGTCCGTCTTGGTCAGCACGATCCGGTCTGCAACGGCGGCCTGCTTCACGCTCTCGAACTGCTTGTCGAACTGCTCCATCGCATGATGCGCGTCGACCACAGTGATCACGCCGTCGAGACGGAAACGGGTGACCAGGAACGGATCGGCCATCATCGTGTGTAGAATCGGTGCCGGATCGGCGAGGCCTGTGGTCTCGACCACGATGCGGTCGAAGTCGGGGATATTGCCTTTCGCACGGTCCTTG includes these proteins:
- a CDS encoding zinc-binding dehydrogenase translates to MSHSFKAAVLKAPNPAHPYAEHKPLSLETVSVPAPADGEVLVKIAAASLCRSDLSVINGVRAWPMPIVPGHEASGTVVETGPGVTAVGNGDPVVLVYQPQCGTCPACLEGEAHLCGPGLAANRKGELLSGGTRLSLKGSPVHHHMGLSAFAEYALVSEKSVVPVPRDLPLDIAALFGCAVMCGAGTVLNTGAIKAGDTVVIAGAGGVGLSALLGARAAGASRIIAIDPDPAKLEHAKRLGASDTINSGDRRAAAEVLELTSGGVDIAFETAGKLGAFEIAYDSARRGGTVVSVGLVDPKTPFQLDVAALVTGAKTVKGSYVGSCNPRTDIPRFIAMHQRGLLPVEELITHRMPLADVNVALDRMEDGTAIRQILTP
- a CDS encoding TIGR04372 family glycosyltransferase, with amino-acid sequence MPDDDSSRFLTELQQEFGKPETMDRLFQTVLPHLEAGKKTLVYILAQVERIGHAAMEPLFLKTLYAAKYDRIVIVTGKGSGAGYNPFILKCIGPEFVVVETDDKILPLLGFLDNAIHDLQLFDLCLASPQRLIREYGRYVVSGGDIRFFELPASIEKSGNEFLKLVGKPDGAPFILLHVREPSYLPEKTFHRFRCADVGAYTAAIQEFVSAGFWVFRIGDSQSTPLEGYSHEVVDIVRHEAYSKELDVFLAARCAFGFNYASGPEALLRAFGRTAATVNLHFELLRLPLRSDVLLFKHYADMESGKVLTYPEILDRDVPAITLGNKLAEAGIEIRQNSPDELRDVARLMINWHSGTQERLSVDPEKLERFRALGRTYEVSLKEDAEKRLENHDFYAYAHDFGVPAPSVLAREGYLDRP
- a CDS encoding flavin reductase family protein — protein: MFFEPGKHKDHGFTFDPFKATISPRPIGWISTVDENGVTNLAPYSFFNAVSWAPPCVIFSSGSRPDGSPKDSQMNAEKTGEFVCNIVGAAQAKQMNQTAIHFPHGKDEMEFAGLEGLPSEFVKPLRVKDAPVHLECKYLRTIELPSVSDTARNCMILGEVVGIHIDEKYVADGRIDVTKYQPVGRLGYMDYCAVAETFEMNRPD
- a CDS encoding N-carbamoyl-D-amino-acid hydrolase, with amino-acid sequence MSRILTIGAAQLGPIAPEESRASAVNRMIELLKQAGDRGCNFVVFPELALTTFFPRYYEEDISKMDRYYEREMPGPETRPLFEEASKRGIGFYLGYAELTPDGHRYNTAVLVDETGKVTGKYRKVHLPGHSEYEGQRPWQHLEKRYFEPGDLGFGVWRQHGGIIGMALCNDRRWPETYRVMSLKGAELIVLGYNTPDVNTSAFEPNHLRMFHNHLTMQANAYMNSCFVVGTAKAGVEDGCMLIGGSCIAQPSGEIVSLATTVEDELITSTIDLDLAKMGKETVFNYARHRRIEHYGIIASQTGVELPPELADAAE
- a CDS encoding CobW family GTP-binding protein; its protein translation is MTDTTSEPERLPVSILTGFLGSGKTTLLSRLMHHPEMDRIAVIVNEFGEVGLDDALVMESNEDVVLLNSGCLCCTVRGDLVDTLKRLFKDRAKGNIPDFDRIVVETTGLADPAPILHTMMADPFLVTRFRLDGVITVVDAHHAMEQFDKQFESVKQAAVADRIVLTKTDVTDAEQVAKVEARLAELNPAAPVIKAVQGDVGPSALFDAGLYNPKTKSADVSQWLREEAYRATEGHVHHHDHHHDHGHDHGHGHGHEHGHHHHDVSRHDDHIHSFVLYFDEPLEWNRIAGALDMMAQTHGANILRIKGLLNLKELDDEPVVVHAVQHMFHPPAKIEKWPNEDRRSRLVFIVRDLDKKTVESVMNSYLALEFA
- a CDS encoding AEC family transporter; translation: MLYQLFAIIAPVFICAAFGIVWARMRLPFDNESVTSLVTLIGTPALVFGTLVGLELSVDSLLRLGAGSAIISAVTAGAVMPVLFLWRKSQRAFLPALMFPNVGNIGLPLCLFAFGQEGLALGISYFTVQAVVMFTIGNGIASGQIGLSSLTRNPIIYAVVAALVCIFAKIPVAEWIIDTADLLGGMCIPLLLMTLGVSLAKLRLSNLVDSLGMAAVRLVVGFGAGLFTAWLVGASEMETGILLLMSSMPVAIFPYLFAVRYNREPETIAGCVIVSTVLGFLTMPGLLYLVLELSGKAG
- a CDS encoding SCO family protein codes for the protein MVRLAGLGLGFCLAVAIVLFPVFPAGAGERQLPALFGGPFELTDETGARVGPEHYSGRFMLVYFGYSYCPDICPTDLAIMAAALDELGPLSGKIQPLLITVDPARDTPEGLLAFTDAFHPDLVGLTGSEAEIAAAARAYRVHRRKFWLEGSSGDDYLVDHSTLTYLMGPDGSFVTMFPRGTGPERMTEVLRKYLAGGS